Part of the Temnothorax longispinosus isolate EJ_2023e chromosome 5, Tlon_JGU_v1, whole genome shotgun sequence genome is shown below.
atttaattctataatcttcattaaaaagtgtaatttattagcaaaaaatttCAGATCTTATCACATAATGGacgataaagaaaataaacaactaaattattaattatgataacataccaaaagaatatatttaaaaaatttatcttcatTATATCTAATATTGAATATCTAATGAATTTCTATCCTAGTGTTCTTTTCGTTTTAAAGTGCTTCAACGTATTAGAAACaagaattttctttctatatgtAAGCACaactattacatataaatattttgttgttaaatatataagatcaATGTTTCCACAAGCAGGTTTCAACACGTTGCAAAATCGAGTCTTccaatttcttataaattaataagatgtatttaaaaaaattatcagtatgctgttttaattaaatttatcccattccttattttatatatttatacgtgtATATTGTCTCGAGAATATTTCTTGTACATGTTTTATGGCTTCAATTGTACTTACTAATTTTAACATAACTATACCTTTAACTGGTGAATTGTCAtgatctctctttctcagaATGCTTGGTCTGGGAGACGCGTTAGGTTTACCCCCGTGGGGTTCTTCATATCCTGGCTCAACAACTAATCTCACTGGCTGCACTGAAGCCTGACGCAATTGTGAGTATGTTCCTGAAAAGCAAGATACAGTTCTTCTGTTTATCAcagcattatttttatcgctaaAGCACAAAGAATGTAggggagataaataatttatctgttCGCCTACTTTAAATCATGATTTTACCTGTAGTCTCAAAAGAGAGATACGTAGTAGTCGTATGCGGTGGATGTATGTACTGTCCTTGAACCGGCTGAGTGGAGCTTGTGGGTGTACTGCTGTTGGTGGACGACATACGTAAGTTAGCTTGCGGCGCTGGTTTGACTTGAACGGTTTGTCCGATATTTTGGGGCTGCGTGGGAGCGGGCTTGATTGGCGCCGATGCAGCCCTGACCGGTAGAGCGATCGGCAAAGGGTGCAAGGACATTCCTTGCACGGTTGCGATTTTCGCAACCGTGGTTGGAGCCGTTTGCAATATGCGCATCGCATTCGACTGTGTATTCGCGGTGGTTGTAATTACTTGCGGCACAGTACTGAGGCTCGACAGGGACGTGACGGTTTGAACGACACGCGGCGCACCTTGTTGTGGTTGAACCTGttcacattatttttattatttgtttattattttgaattttcaatatattgcaaattaaagaatacaatCTCTACCTGTTGAGAGGGAATAACGATATGGCTAACGGTCGACGGTCCGGCAACCGTGTTACCACTAATTGACAACTGTCGAGCTACTGTTGGTTCCACCGAACCGATGGTAACTGAAGCCGCACTGCTTATTCTGTTCGCTGTCTCCGCGATGGGTGTTGACACAGCTATACGTTTCGTCGTACCCGTCGTAGTCAGAGGTCTGCTAGACTGAGCGGGCtgaacatttcaataaaatttataagttcATAAATTGTACAGCTTTTCTCTTTACATTTATGTGCAATCCAGAAAAGTTGTACACTCAACCGTCACGTATGCCTTCACCTCCGGGTCGAATGCATTGTGTCGATATTCGTGTACCATGACTCAAAACTGTGTTTGACAACTGTAAGTTTTTGAAAGTGCATAAAAGAGTAAACAAAAAACTTGTACAATATTAcacatacatgtattataattatatataaagatatattatatgatttactTGAATGGTTTGTGCCGACGATCTGGTTGGTTGCGACGTCTGTGACACAGTTACTACTTGCGGTGTCGGCGGTCTGTTTTGTGCGACTGGATGTCTGGTAAGATTAGTTTGTAAGATGGGCGTTATTAACCTGGACGGACTACCAGTGACCATGGTAGCTTGAACAGATCTTCCCTGATTGGCTGGTGTAATTAGTCGCGATTGTTGTCCCGTATACACGGTAGACGATGGCCTGGCAATTCTGCTGACGGATGGCGCGGGGTGCCTTTGTGATTGTGGCTGCGCGTATAACGCGACGGACGTTGTTTTAGGTTGCCATTGGGGATTGGAGATTGGTGTATTGCTACGACATAACAGGTTTGTCccattaaaacaattttgcaCATATATACTTCTGATTagctattttaatttctttctttctcttaattatattgtttcaTCTCTTTAACCATCactgaaaaaattgttttactttATCACATGTATATGTACCCTGGTCTAGTAGTAGGCACAATCTGTCCTGTATTCGTCCTGATGATAGGAGTCGCGACTGTTGTTGATCTGGGTGCGGCAATATTAGCAACCGCGGCAGGTCCTCGCGGTACGTGGTACGTGGCTGGCATACTGACGGGATGTGGCGACATTTGTGCTTGCGGTGGGTTTTGCCTCTCCACGGTAGTTAACATTTCtggtgatattatttttactgtaGGTCCTAAAGAACATAACTAGAAGCGGTGGATTTGgtattaataaatctatcaCAAAATGCATGTATGGTCGTTTTAAAGCGTTTGACAAGTAACTCTTTcccacatttattattaagataccctatataaaatgttattttactcGGCACATTTAATACTGaatgtcgaaataaaattttactactACGAGGTTTAAAATAAACTAGCAATTGCAGCACTAGTTAGCACTCCTGTAATAAATGTGAcacatttattcatattataaacGTTATAATTTCAGCACGATGCTACAATTACCGTTGTCGTTATTTTACTGGTTTCTGCTGACGAGGTGGCACCGGACGGCACCACAGGCTTCATTAAGGACAGCTTGGGATTGGGATTCATGTCCAGCGACACTGACTTGCCCACCAGACCGCCGGGTGTCCCCACACTCCCCACCGATCCAACAATAGTCTGGGTCGGCTGGATGCTTTGTATAGTACTCTGCACCACGCTCTGCACGCTCTGCAGAGTGTTCTGCAGGGTGCTCTGCACACTCTGTACATTCTGTTGCATTGTAGTTAAGTTCTGCGCCACGGTCTGCACAGTTGTCTCCGGCAGACGCTTGTCGCCGCCGCTACTCACGGTGCTCATTGTAGTGTTCATGGTTGCGCTGCCGAAACAAAACAGGCGACGAATTAATTACACCCTGGTCGTACGTAGAACCGGATCGAGAAAGCGATCCGCATGGAATCGGCGCCAGGTCTATTGGCGACAGGCGAAGGTGTTTTTTTACGCGGGAGTTGACCAGCGAGCGGCTCGAGACACGTCGCGCTCCAGGTAGACCGAGCCATCTGCGTGACGTCGGTCCAGGTTGTGGTTTTATGTCAGAAGGACGCATCTCGGTCCCGGGTGATCAAACAACGTTGGAGGTTACGCCGCCTCGATGATGTCCACGCGGGAGAAGACCTGGGGGAGCCGCCGCGTCGTCGACCTCGCGTCTTCCCAAGGTGAAGGGAAAAGTGCCGGGACCGTTCTCCTTCTCGCTTCCCGCAACTCCCGTGTCTCGAGCGGCCCACAAGCGGTCAACTGCCCCCCGCGTATAGCGTCGCCGTCGCGAGTTACGCGGCGTACCTGCGTAGAAATCCCAGCCTGGAGTAACCGCGTTGAATCACTTGCAGACCCGCGCACAGCACTTCTCGCACATTTGGGCTTCTCTGACGCTCGTAACGAAGGACAACACATACCAGTGCCTGTGCAACGCTCCGAGCATCGCTACGTTTACGGCGCGCAGTGCACCAATGTAGAATGTAGGTATGTAGGTACGGTATACAGTGCGGGAAGGCGACTTTTGACGTGAGCGCAAAATGTTCCACTTATTGCGCGTACATCCGCATAGGAATTTTCTTCCCGACGAAGACGCTGATCCGAATGGCGACCAATCAGCTGCCagctgcaaaattaaattcggTTAGCTTGGTTATGTTTCCGAGGCGAATAGCAATTTGTAATTGTCggggaagagaaaaaagaagataccACGACGGCCGTTGCGATGTGTTGCGACCTTATCGTCGATTATTCTCCGTTGCGTTTTCCTGCAGGTGCCCTCGGTTGCCCTATGGCCAGAAGTCGCGCGAACACCCTCCAGCTCCGCCCCTGGTACTTTCCCCCGGTCGGGCACTCGTCCACGAGAATCGGCTTCGAAACTCCAGACCTAAATTTTTGTCAACAATTTAGcttactttgtaaaatttcgGGTAAGGTGTATGGATTTCTAATGACATTTTGTGTGATTTTCCGCAGATGTGCATAGCGTCAAACGCCTTCGATCAAGACGAGACGCCAAACAAAACAAAAGGATCGTATGTAGCGCGTTTCTCTAATCAGAGTCGCCAACTTGGCAGTTGGCAGTTCTGGCAAAATTCTGCGGGGAAAAAAGAGCCATCTTTAAATGACGCATGCGCATGACGGTGCTGCGTATATACGACAACAACATCCGAAGTCCGAATTATCATTCGAATTTTGAAGAAGATAATTGTGCAGAATGGGTGGCTGTGCGGCGCctttttgcaataattcttCAAGAAAGGGATATATCATGAAAGTGTTTCCCAGAGACCCGCAGCGTCGGGCTCTATGGGAGCGAAACGTTCCACGCGAAAATTGGACGGCGACGAATAATTCGTGCCTCTGCGAGGTTAGTTTCCGATTCTATTGCGCGtatgaaatacaaaaaaaaatttgtataaactgTAATAGTAATgtgtatttttcatttatacaGATGCA
Proteins encoded:
- the LOC139812602 gene encoding uncharacterized protein isoform X3 — encoded protein: MLTTVERQNPPQAQMSPHPVSMPATYHVPRGPAAVANIAAPRSTTVATPIIRTNTGQIVPTTRPGNTPISNPQWQPKTTSVALYAQPQSQRHPAPSVSRIARPSSTVYTGQQSRLITPANQGRSVQATMVTGSPSRLITPILQTNLTRHPVAQNRPPTPQVVTVSQTSQPTRSSAQTIQPAQSSRPLTTTGTTKRIAVSTPIAETANRISSAASVTIGSVEPTVARQLSISGNTVAGPSTVSHIVIPSQQVQPQQGAPRVVQTVTSLSSLSTVPQVITTTANTQSNAMRILQTAPTTVAKIATVQGMSLHPLPIALPVRAASAPIKPAPTQPQNIGQTVQVKPAPQANLRMSSTNSSTPTSSTQPVQGQYIHPPHTTTTYLSFETTGTYSQLRQASVQPVRLVVEPGYEEPHGGKPNASPRPSILRKRDHDNSPVKGESQFLAGAAKNLVPVLASLPSSRSMSSPPCSPKGDQDGGGCQSSGSTTVSATSSPGLDEELDQSRITINPIIEMSPRKKPRKQQLTGVELTEPRCTEEEMQFITEEKLKKESKEESKEKLSDKRQLCNVQSDIKSSTQQTEITIRTRPVPSLLGSWKTKWETRLHHYRRPSDVRPREERRPTVAELAQQKHVLQKLNGWKIYHLTTQMEDIAALEKQVHEKLKTTLMLLESQQTVKSKHSDGLERVNELIKGNMQRSSLISEGMNEARTQLVAIFQHKGPITDLLQRCGNKRAQKKRDK
- the LOC139812602 gene encoding uncharacterized protein isoform X2 produces the protein MNTTMSTVSSGGDKRLPETTVQTVAQNLTTMQQNVQSVQSTLQNTLQSVQSVVQSTIQSIQPTQTIVGSVGSVGTPGGLVGKSVSLDMNPNPKLSLMKPVVPSGATSSAETSKITTTLCSLGPTVKIISPEMLTTVERQNPPQAQMSPHPVSMPATYHVPRGPAAVANIAAPRSTTVATPIIRTNTGQIVPTTRPGNTPISNPQWQPKTTSVALYAQPQSQRHPAPSVSRIARPSSTVYTGQQSRLITPANQGRSVQATMVTGSPSRLITPILQTNLTRHPVAQNRPPTPQVVTVSQTSQPTRSSAQTIQPAQSSRPLTTTGTTKRIAVSTPIAETANRISSAASVTIGSVEPTVARQLSISGNTVAGPSTVSHIVIPSQQVQPQQGAPRVVQTVTSLSSLSTVPQVITTTANTQSNAMRILQTAPTTVAKIATVQGMSLHPLPIALPVRAASAPIKPAPTQPQNIGQTVQVKPAPQANLRMSSTNSSTPTSSTQPVQGQYIHPPHTTTTYLSFETTGTYSQLRQASVQPVRLVVEPGYEEPHGGKPNASPRPSILRKRDHDNSPVKGAAKNLVPVLASLPSSRSMSSPPCSPKGDQDGGGCQSSGSTTVSATSSPGLDEELDQSRITINPIIEMSPRKKPRKQQLTGVELTEPRCTEEEMQFITEEKLKKESKEESKEKLSDKRQLCNVQSDIKSSTQQTEITIRTRPVPSLLGSWKTKWETRLHHYRRPSDVRPREERRPTVAELAQQKHVLQKLNGWKIYHLTTQMEDIAALEKQVHEKLKTTLMLLESQQTVKSKHSDGLERVNELIKGNMQRSSLISEGMNEARTQLVAIFQHKGPITDLLQRCGNKRAQKKRDK
- the LOC139812602 gene encoding uncharacterized protein isoform X1 → MNTTMSTVSSGGDKRLPETTVQTVAQNLTTMQQNVQSVQSTLQNTLQSVQSVVQSTIQSIQPTQTIVGSVGSVGTPGGLVGKSVSLDMNPNPKLSLMKPVVPSGATSSAETSKITTTLCSLGPTVKIISPEMLTTVERQNPPQAQMSPHPVSMPATYHVPRGPAAVANIAAPRSTTVATPIIRTNTGQIVPTTRPGNTPISNPQWQPKTTSVALYAQPQSQRHPAPSVSRIARPSSTVYTGQQSRLITPANQGRSVQATMVTGSPSRLITPILQTNLTRHPVAQNRPPTPQVVTVSQTSQPTRSSAQTIQPAQSSRPLTTTGTTKRIAVSTPIAETANRISSAASVTIGSVEPTVARQLSISGNTVAGPSTVSHIVIPSQQVQPQQGAPRVVQTVTSLSSLSTVPQVITTTANTQSNAMRILQTAPTTVAKIATVQGMSLHPLPIALPVRAASAPIKPAPTQPQNIGQTVQVKPAPQANLRMSSTNSSTPTSSTQPVQGQYIHPPHTTTTYLSFETTGTYSQLRQASVQPVRLVVEPGYEEPHGGKPNASPRPSILRKRDHDNSPVKGESQFLAGAAKNLVPVLASLPSSRSMSSPPCSPKGDQDGGGCQSSGSTTVSATSSPGLDEELDQSRITINPIIEMSPRKKPRKQQLTGVELTEPRCTEEEMQFITEEKLKKESKEESKEKLSDKRQLCNVQSDIKSSTQQTEITIRTRPVPSLLGSWKTKWETRLHHYRRPSDVRPREERRPTVAELAQQKHVLQKLNGWKIYHLTTQMEDIAALEKQVHEKLKTTLMLLESQQTVKSKHSDGLERVNELIKGNMQRSSLISEGMNEARTQLVAIFQHKGPITDLLQRCGNKRAQKKRDK